From the genome of Mycobacterium kansasii ATCC 12478:
CGGAAGCGCTCCTCGGAGAGCTCCCGCTGGGTCTTGCGGCGCTCGAAGCGTTCTCGGTGAGCCAGCACCATCGCCCCGATGGCCGCGGTGATCAACAGCGCGCTGGTCAACTCGAAAGCCCACAGATAGCGAAAGAAGATCAGCGCCGCCAGGCCCTCGACGTTGCCGTTGGCGTTGGCCGCGGTCAGCCCGGCGAAACCGCCAGTCGCCACGTTGCCGATGCCGCCGACCAGCAGGATGCCGAACCCGATCCCGGTGCCCACCGCGGCGACCCGCTGGCCGCGCAAGGTCTCCTTCAGTGACTCCGCGGAGTCCACGCCGATCAGCATCAGCACGAACAAGAACAGCATCATCACCGCCCCGGTATAGACCACGACCTGGACGACGCCCAGAAACAGCGCGTCCTGGACCATGTAGAACACCGCCAGGATGATCATCGTCATCGCCAAGAACATCGCCGAGTACACCGCGTTGACGGCCAGCACCACCGCGAGCGCGCCGATCAGCGCCAGCGCCCCGAGAATCCAGAACGTCACCGCTTCACCGGTGGACGTCCGAACGATGGTGTCTTGCGCCAAATTAGACGCCAGATCAGAAGCCAGGAGTGCGGTCACCGCAAGTCTCCGGCTTGCTGCGGCTCGCGCACGCCGTTCGGAGTCACGTTGCCGAGGTAGTAGTCCTTGTCGGTGGCGCCGGGAGCCCTGGGGTGCGGGGGCGCGGTCATTTCGGGCAGCAGCGGGGCCAGCAGCCGGTCCTTCTCATAGATCAGGTCGGCGCGGTTGTCGTCGGCCATCTCGTAGTCGTTGGTCATCGTCAGCGCCCGGGTGGGGCACGCCTCGATGCACAGACCGCAACCGATGCACCGCAGGTAGTTGATCTGGTACACCCGGCCGTAACGCTCGCCGGGGGAATACCGTGCCTCTTCGGTGTTGTCGGCGCCCTCCACGTAGATCGCGTCGGCCGGGCACGCCCAGGCGCACAACTCGCAACCGATACATTTCTCCAAACCGTCGGGGTACCGGTTGAGCTGATGACGGCCGTGGTAACGCGGTGCTACCGGACCCGGCTTTTCCGGATACTCCTCGGTGACGGTTTTCTTGAACATCGACCCGAGGGTCACGCCGAATCCGGCTACGGCGTCCAGGAGTCTAGCCACGTGCGTTCTCCTTACTCGCACCAACTGGCTGGGCCAGTGGCTTCATGGGCAGCGGCGGGGTCGGAAATACCGGTTCGGCGGCGCCGCGCTCGGCCGTGCGCTCAGCGCGCTGTTGGCGGCGCTTCACCCGGGAGCCCGGGCTCCGCAGCGACATCACCAGGCCCGTGGTCACGACGAGGCTGCTGACCACCAATGTCGCCGTCCAATACTGATATCCCTGGTTGCGCAGCGCGCGGATCACGGCGGCGATCATGATCCACAGCAGTGAGACGGGAATCAGCAATTTCCAGCCCAGCGCCATGAATTGGTCGTAGCGAAGCCGCGGCAATGTGGCCCGCAGCCAGAAGTAGATGAACAAAAAGCCCCACACCTTGGCGGTGAACCAGAGCAGCGGCCACCAGCCGGTGTTGGCTCCGGCCCACATGTTCAACGGCCAGGGAGCATGCCAGCCGCCCAGGAACATCGTCGCGGCCAGCGCCGAAACGGTTGTCATGTTGACGTATTCGGCGAGCATGAACATCGCGAACTTCAGCGACGAGTACTCCGTGTGGAAACCCGCGACCAGCTCACCCTCTGCTTCGGGCAGGTCGAACGGCGCCCGGTTGGTCTCGCCCACCATGGAGATGAGGTAGATCACGAACGACGGCAGCAACAAGAAGACGTACCAGACCCGGTCTTGTGCGGCGATGATCTGTGACGTCGACATGGTGCCGGCGTAGAGGAACACGGTGGCGAACGACAACCCCATCGCGACTTCGTAGGAGATCACCTGAGCGGTCGAGCGCACACCGCCGAGTAGCGGATAGGTGGAGCCGGACGCCCAACCGCCGAGCACGATGCCGTATACCCCGACGGCCGACATGGCCAGGATGAACAGCACCGCGACCGGCAGATCGGTCAGTTGCAGCGGCGTCCGGTGGCCGAACACCGACACCTCGGGGCCGAACGGAACGAACGCGAATGCCGTGAACGCAGGAATCACCGAGATGATCGGCGCCAGGAAATACACGAACTTGTCGATGCCGCCGGGAGTGATGCTTTCCTTGAGCGCCAGCTTGATTCCGTCGGCGAGACTCTGCAACGCGCCGTGCGGCCCCACCCGGTTGGGGCCGGGTCGTAGTTGCATCCGGCCGAGGAGTTTTCGTTCGGCCAGGATCGCCACCAGGACGGTCAGCATGAGGAAGGCGAAGATGGCTATCGCCTTGGCCGCTACCAGCCACCACGTGTCGTGCCCGAACGGGGTCATCGGCACCGCTCCTCCACATCAGTTCGTTCTGCGTCGTCGCCGGCGCGGGTCATTCGCTCACTCCAATTCGCACGACGCTGCCCTGAGTCGCGCCCAGCTGCCGATGCACTGCCGAGCCCGGGGAGTTCAGCGGAAGCCACACCACCCGATCGGGCATGTCGGTGACTTTGAGCGGCAAGGTGATTGAGCCGCGGGCGGTGCTGACGGTGACCTCGTCGCCGTCGTCAGCGCCGATCTCGGCTGCGGTGCCGGCCGACAGCCGCACCAGAGGCGGGCGCGCGGTGCCGGCGAGGTGCGGTTCGCCGTCCTGTAGCCGGCCCGCGTCGAGCAGCATCCGCCAACCGGTCAGGATGGCCTCACCCGCACCGGGTTCGGCGGGCCCGGGCGCGGACGACGCGGCCGAATTATGCGGGCCGGCAGCGCGTTTGCCGTCCCAGGTGCCCAGTGCGGCAAGCTCGGCGCGGGCCGCCTCCACGGTCGACACTCCCAAGTAGACCCCCATCTCGTCGGCCAACGCGTCGAGAACGCGGTGATCCGACTGGCCGGCCTGCGCGGTGGTGCCGTGCAGCGCGGG
Proteins encoded in this window:
- the nuoH gene encoding NADH-quinone oxidoreductase subunit NuoH; this translates as MTPFGHDTWWLVAAKAIAIFAFLMLTVLVAILAERKLLGRMQLRPGPNRVGPHGALQSLADGIKLALKESITPGGIDKFVYFLAPIISVIPAFTAFAFVPFGPEVSVFGHRTPLQLTDLPVAVLFILAMSAVGVYGIVLGGWASGSTYPLLGGVRSTAQVISYEVAMGLSFATVFLYAGTMSTSQIIAAQDRVWYVFLLLPSFVIYLISMVGETNRAPFDLPEAEGELVAGFHTEYSSLKFAMFMLAEYVNMTTVSALAATMFLGGWHAPWPLNMWAGANTGWWPLLWFTAKVWGFLFIYFWLRATLPRLRYDQFMALGWKLLIPVSLLWIMIAAVIRALRNQGYQYWTATLVVSSLVVTTGLVMSLRSPGSRVKRRQQRAERTAERGAAEPVFPTPPLPMKPLAQPVGASKENARG
- a CDS encoding NADH-quinone oxidoreductase subunit J, which encodes MASNLAQDTIVRTSTGEAVTFWILGALALIGALAVVLAVNAVYSAMFLAMTMIILAVFYMVQDALFLGVVQVVVYTGAVMMLFLFVLMLIGVDSAESLKETLRGQRVAAVGTGIGFGILLVGGIGNVATGGFAGLTAANANGNVEGLAALIFFRYLWAFELTSALLITAAIGAMVLAHRERFERRKTQRELSEERFRPGGHPTPMPNPGVYARRNAVDVAARLPDGTYSELSVSSILRSRGADGTATADTVKGGTS
- the nuoI gene encoding NADH-quinone oxidoreductase subunit NuoI; protein product: MFKKTVTEEYPEKPGPVAPRYHGRHQLNRYPDGLEKCIGCELCAWACPADAIYVEGADNTEEARYSPGERYGRVYQINYLRCIGCGLCIEACPTRALTMTNDYEMADDNRADLIYEKDRLLAPLLPEMTAPPHPRAPGATDKDYYLGNVTPNGVREPQQAGDLR